The following are encoded in a window of Halorarum salinum genomic DNA:
- a CDS encoding DUF4129 domain-containing protein, with translation MNRDAILNLAMAMVAIGALGVAATTFESATSTDADDVIDLDYDRLPIGQDDAATIVREMSAGDPDGSDGAAERSDPDGDEAADPGRSDADEEVAADRPRDSADDRSRPAGSSAASESSSGGSDGSSGASGLPGETPGDLSLLGRLLALLPYLLLLAALLAAGWLVHRYRDRLRALLADPDPAVEDGSATDDWLDGPPSNAVDRAWVGMVRTLDPDRPAAMTPGECAAAAVRAGFDPDAVDALTEAFREVRYGGRPVTERHERVARRTGRRLDVPIDADDRGGGSP, from the coding sequence ATGAACAGGGACGCGATTCTGAACCTCGCGATGGCGATGGTCGCGATCGGCGCGCTCGGCGTCGCGGCGACGACGTTCGAGTCGGCGACGAGCACGGACGCCGACGACGTCATCGACCTCGACTACGACCGCCTCCCGATCGGCCAGGACGACGCGGCGACGATCGTTCGGGAGATGAGCGCCGGCGACCCCGACGGCTCGGACGGCGCCGCCGAGCGGTCCGACCCAGACGGCGACGAGGCGGCCGACCCGGGGCGCTCCGACGCGGACGAGGAGGTCGCCGCCGATCGCCCGAGGGACTCCGCGGACGACCGATCCCGGCCGGCCGGAAGCAGCGCGGCCTCGGAGTCGAGCAGCGGCGGTTCCGACGGGAGCAGCGGCGCGAGCGGCCTCCCGGGGGAGACGCCGGGCGACCTCTCCCTCCTCGGGCGCCTCCTCGCGCTCCTCCCGTACCTCCTGCTCCTCGCCGCGTTGCTCGCGGCGGGTTGGCTCGTCCACCGATACCGGGATCGACTGCGGGCCCTCCTCGCCGACCCCGATCCGGCGGTCGAGGACGGCTCCGCGACCGACGACTGGCTCGACGGGCCGCCGTCGAACGCCGTCGACCGGGCCTGGGTCGGGATGGTCCGCACGCTCGACCCCGATCGCCCCGCCGCGATGACCCCCGGCGAGTGTGCGGCCGCGGCCGTCCGGGCCGGGTTCGACCCCGACGCGGTGGACGCGCTCACCGAGGCGTTCCGGGAAGTGCGGTACGGCGGGCGGCCGGTCACGGAGCGACACGAGCGGGTCGCGAGGCGGACGGGCCGCCGCCTCGACGTTCCGATCG
- a CDS encoding UvrD-helicase domain-containing protein — MTEPNGQQRRLIESTEGVHLVDAGPGTGKTFTITRRYANLVDGGDVEPDDVLLVTFTNNAATEMRDRIVAHSDYGVRELRDAPIGTFHGLCHDVLLEHGVHAPTLLGIDDRITRATRLVDDETVERELFREFYGRFADDHPEHEPFLRVVEEPTELLGLVNQLAAKGVFPTEEGWYRNGERHLDGDFEAFAETFEAGNRPRNGGGKQSRIRERLGSYGRGKCYRADAPSRAELRGEGTKRVPDGTAELLFEDDREALKSFVHDVYRGYLAFALRRNYLTFGFLQLFAFVLLCEDHDLREELAFEHVMVDEFQDSSEIQFKLALLLAGTDNLCVVGDWKQSIYSFQYAAVENVAEFEARLERFAAELNDDRERVGLPIDGVSRLELVENYRSTQAIIDFAERALVTPATGGDEVDPAAVRDRIVPLESNAAFGNSRIEAISHEDEHEAVLAKVQSIVGDEAYAIERDGELVAPGYGDVAVLTRTRDYGRELLEVAREYDLPMAYEGGVELFRTDQAKLLLAWLRILESDADRGWAVVLEEAGYSFEEVRHVLEEGTYPGNMRAFRTELAGANGVGGVARRVFSRYGYDGGVAATVLDAVESVRAATTMTRGDLIRFLERGVESGATREVSAGAGADSVTVRTIHATKGLEHPIVVLANMNANRFPPGGGGAGTITFEDPLGLRARRVYAEDHGHPHVYHDWRTDALRRCLPTEYDEERRLLYVALTRAERHLVFAAGGEPNAFLEELPVDIGTVEPTVRRADAGGTEQATLGFSVPTPEGPVGYTPHTLMREEAFSGTADGRGAAYGTDVHEFAERYALGETDDPPARLEPDAGHVVDLLDSLGGELRPEEEIVLPLEVDGERVVLSGLADLVHVRPGTVEVVDFKTDTTRRAHGEYRKQVSVYHRVLDEWFTDRTVDAHVHYTYDGDLVPVDPLPVTDLVDLLREEGATPTAP, encoded by the coding sequence ATGACCGAACCCAACGGCCAGCAACGACGGCTGATCGAGAGCACGGAGGGGGTCCACCTCGTCGACGCCGGCCCCGGAACCGGGAAGACGTTCACGATCACCCGACGGTACGCGAACCTCGTCGACGGCGGGGACGTGGAACCCGACGACGTGCTGCTCGTCACGTTCACGAACAACGCCGCGACCGAGATGCGGGACCGCATCGTCGCCCACAGCGACTACGGCGTGCGCGAACTCCGGGACGCCCCCATCGGGACGTTCCACGGCCTCTGCCACGACGTCCTGCTGGAACACGGCGTCCACGCGCCGACGTTGCTCGGCATCGACGACCGCATCACCCGCGCGACCCGGCTGGTCGACGACGAGACCGTCGAGCGGGAGCTGTTCCGCGAGTTCTACGGCCGGTTCGCCGACGACCACCCCGAACACGAGCCGTTCCTGCGCGTCGTCGAGGAGCCGACGGAGCTGCTGGGGCTGGTGAACCAGCTGGCCGCGAAGGGCGTCTTCCCGACCGAGGAGGGCTGGTACCGGAACGGCGAGCGCCACCTCGACGGCGACTTCGAGGCGTTCGCGGAGACGTTCGAGGCGGGGAACCGGCCACGGAACGGCGGGGGAAAGCAGTCCCGGATCCGCGAGCGGCTCGGGAGCTACGGGCGGGGGAAGTGCTACAGGGCCGACGCGCCGTCGCGGGCGGAACTCAGGGGAGAGGGAACCAAGCGGGTCCCGGACGGGACCGCGGAACTGCTGTTCGAGGACGACCGCGAGGCCCTGAAGTCGTTCGTCCACGACGTCTACCGCGGCTACCTCGCGTTCGCGCTGCGACGGAACTACCTCACGTTCGGCTTCCTGCAGCTGTTCGCGTTCGTCCTGCTGTGCGAGGACCACGACCTCCGCGAGGAGCTCGCCTTCGAGCACGTGATGGTCGACGAGTTCCAGGACTCCAGCGAGATCCAGTTCAAGCTCGCGCTGCTGCTCGCGGGGACGGACAACCTCTGCGTGGTCGGCGACTGGAAGCAGAGCATCTACTCGTTCCAGTACGCCGCCGTCGAGAACGTGGCCGAGTTCGAGGCCCGCCTCGAACGGTTCGCCGCCGAACTGAACGACGACCGCGAGCGGGTGGGGCTCCCGATCGACGGGGTGTCCCGGCTGGAACTCGTCGAGAACTACCGCTCGACGCAGGCGATCATCGACTTCGCGGAACGCGCGCTGGTGACGCCCGCGACCGGTGGCGACGAGGTGGACCCGGCGGCCGTCCGCGACCGGATCGTCCCGCTCGAGTCGAACGCCGCGTTCGGGAACTCCCGCATCGAGGCGATCAGCCACGAGGACGAACACGAGGCGGTGCTGGCGAAGGTCCAGTCCATCGTCGGAGACGAGGCGTACGCGATCGAGCGGGACGGGGAACTGGTGGCCCCGGGGTACGGCGACGTCGCGGTGCTGACCAGGACCCGCGACTACGGCCGGGAGCTCCTGGAGGTCGCCCGAGAGTACGACCTGCCGATGGCCTACGAGGGCGGCGTCGAACTGTTCCGGACCGACCAGGCGAAGCTCCTCCTCGCCTGGCTCCGGATCCTCGAGTCGGACGCCGACCGCGGCTGGGCCGTCGTGCTGGAGGAGGCGGGCTACTCCTTCGAGGAGGTCCGGCACGTGCTCGAGGAGGGGACCTATCCCGGGAACATGCGCGCGTTCCGCACGGAACTCGCGGGCGCCAACGGCGTCGGCGGCGTCGCGCGGCGGGTGTTCTCCCGGTACGGGTACGACGGCGGGGTGGCGGCGACGGTGCTCGACGCGGTCGAGTCGGTCCGCGCCGCGACGACGATGACACGCGGGGACCTGATCCGGTTCCTCGAGCGGGGCGTCGAGTCGGGCGCCACCCGCGAGGTGAGCGCGGGCGCCGGCGCCGACTCGGTGACGGTCAGAACGATTCACGCGACGAAGGGGCTCGAACACCCGATCGTCGTGCTGGCGAACATGAACGCGAACCGGTTCCCCCCGGGCGGCGGCGGCGCGGGGACGATCACGTTCGAGGATCCCCTCGGCCTCCGCGCTCGGCGGGTGTACGCCGAGGACCACGGCCACCCGCACGTCTACCACGACTGGCGGACCGACGCCCTGCGGCGCTGTCTGCCGACCGAGTACGACGAGGAGCGCCGGCTGCTGTACGTCGCGCTGACGCGCGCCGAACGGCACCTCGTGTTCGCCGCGGGCGGGGAGCCGAACGCGTTCCTCGAGGAACTGCCGGTCGATATCGGGACGGTCGAGCCGACCGTCCGGCGCGCCGACGCCGGGGGGACCGAACAGGCGACCCTCGGGTTCTCCGTGCCGACGCCGGAGGGACCGGTCGGGTACACGCCCCACACGCTGATGCGCGAGGAGGCGTTCTCCGGGACGGCGGACGGACGCGGCGCGGCCTACGGGACCGACGTCCACGAGTTCGCGGAGCGGTACGCGCTGGGCGAGACCGACGACCCGCCGGCCCGGCTGGAGCCGGACGCGGGCCACGTCGTCGACCTCCTCGACTCGCTCGGGGGCGAACTCCGCCCGGAGGAGGAGATCGTCCTGCCGCTCGAGGTCGACGGGGAGCGCGTCGTCCTCTCGGGGCTGGCGGACCTCGTCCACGTCCGACCGGGGACGGTCGAGGTCGTCGACTTCAAGACCGACACGACCCGACGGGCCCACGGGGAGTACCGCAAGCAGGTCAGCGTCTACCACCGGGTGCTCGACGAGTGGTTCACGGACCGGACCGTCGACGCTCACGTCCACTACACGTACGACGGCGACCTGGTCCCGGTCGACCCGCTCCCGGTCACGGACCTCGTCGACCTCCTCCGGGAGGAAGGGGCGACGCCGACCGCCCCGTAG